A part of Olleya sp. Bg11-27 genomic DNA contains:
- a CDS encoding polymer-forming cytoskeletal protein, whose translation MKNKNQDQFSIQNIIAKGTKLVGDFFSDGDIRVDGVIEGNIETSGKVVVGKDGEIIGKLKCSNAYFEGKLSGTIELSETLTLKSTAHIEGEVVTQKLAVEPGATFNVSCVMQTPVKDLNNGSKTQKTA comes from the coding sequence ATGAAAAATAAGAATCAAGATCAATTTTCTATTCAGAATATTATAGCAAAAGGCACTAAATTAGTAGGTGATTTTTTTAGTGATGGTGACATCCGTGTCGACGGAGTAATAGAGGGTAATATAGAAACATCCGGTAAAGTCGTGGTCGGTAAAGATGGCGAAATAATTGGAAAATTAAAATGTAGTAATGCTTATTTTGAAGGTAAACTTTCGGGAACTATAGAGTTGTCTGAAACGCTAACTTTAAAATCTACAGCACATATTGAAGGGGAGGTAGTGACTCAAAAACTGGCAGTAGAGCCTGGAGCAACTTTTAATGTGTCTTGCGTTATGCAGACTCCTGTGAAAGATTTAAATAATGGCTCGAAAACCCAAAAAACAGCATAA
- a CDS encoding ferredoxin--NADP reductase has product MSQFNTLTISDITRQTDQCVTLTFNVPDHIKQDYAFKAGQYITLKTTINAAEVRRDYSLCSSPSSGILTVAVKTVPNGTFSTYANNSLKVGDTLDVAKPQGRFVFEPKPTEERTIAAFAAGSGITPILSIAKTVLEQEPKSHFVLVYGNKTLNDTIFLEELVGLHHKYVDRFYIQFLYSQSQEDNALFGRIEKSTVNLIVKNKYKHVTIDSFYLCGPEAMINTVKNVLIENEISKDNIHFELFTASTQATSETVETSEGNTEITVTVDDESETFTMSQKQTILEAALKQDLDAPYSCQGGVCSSCIARVVDGKAVMRQNNILTDAEVAEGLILTCQAHPTTETLTVDYDDV; this is encoded by the coding sequence ATGTCTCAATTTAATACACTAACTATTTCAGATATCACACGTCAAACAGACCAATGTGTTACTTTGACTTTTAATGTACCAGACCACATAAAACAAGACTACGCGTTTAAAGCTGGGCAATATATTACACTAAAAACTACAATCAATGCAGCAGAAGTAAGACGTGATTACTCATTATGTTCTTCTCCGTCAAGCGGAATACTTACCGTTGCGGTTAAAACAGTTCCAAACGGAACCTTTAGTACTTATGCAAACAACAGTTTAAAAGTTGGAGACACTTTAGACGTTGCAAAACCTCAAGGTCGTTTTGTTTTTGAACCAAAACCTACAGAAGAACGCACCATTGCAGCATTTGCTGCCGGAAGTGGTATTACGCCAATATTAAGTATTGCAAAAACAGTTTTAGAACAAGAACCTAAAAGTCACTTTGTCTTAGTATACGGTAATAAAACATTAAATGACACCATCTTTTTAGAAGAATTGGTAGGACTACATCATAAATATGTAGATCGTTTTTATATTCAGTTTTTATATAGCCAATCTCAAGAAGACAATGCGTTATTTGGACGTATCGAAAAAAGCACAGTTAATTTAATTGTCAAAAACAAATACAAACACGTTACTATAGATTCCTTTTACCTTTGCGGCCCGGAAGCCATGATTAATACGGTAAAAAATGTTTTAATAGAAAATGAGATTTCTAAAGACAACATTCATTTTGAATTGTTTACGGCCTCTACGCAAGCCACTTCAGAAACAGTAGAGACTAGCGAAGGAAACACAGAGATAACGGTAACCGTTGATGACGAATCCGAAACGTTTACCATGTCGCAAAAACAAACCATACTTGAAGCTGCACTAAAACAAGACTTAGATGCACCCTATTCTTGTCAAGGTGGCGTATGTAGTAGTTGTATTGCTAGAGTTGTGGACGGTAAAGCCGTTATGAGACAAAACAACATATTAACAGATGCTGAAGTTGCAGAAGGTTTAATATTAACCTGTCAAGCACATCCTACGACAGAAACTCTAACTGTGGATTATGATGATGTATAA
- a CDS encoding ABC transporter ATP-binding protein produces the protein MITTTNLSKKYNGKEVLNISSLDIPKGQSFGLVGNNGAGKTTYFSLLLDLIKPTTGTIDNNGVVVNQSEDWKPFTSSFIDESFLIGYLTAEEYFYFIGELRGQNKQDVDNLVSQFEDFFHGEILGQKKYLRDLSKGNQKKAGIVAALIGNPEVIILDEPFANLDPTTQIRLKEIIKDLALTKGVTVLVSSHDLMHVTDVCERIVVLEKGHVVKDIETSEATLNELEAHFSGTVDMA, from the coding sequence ATGATAACAACAACAAATCTTTCAAAAAAATATAACGGAAAAGAAGTCTTAAATATTTCTAGTTTAGATATTCCTAAAGGCCAAAGTTTTGGACTTGTGGGTAATAATGGAGCAGGTAAAACAACTTATTTCAGTTTACTTTTAGATTTAATAAAACCTACAACAGGAACTATTGATAATAATGGGGTTGTAGTCAACCAAAGTGAAGATTGGAAACCCTTTACGTCTTCATTTATTGATGAAAGTTTTTTAATTGGTTACTTAACGGCAGAAGAATATTTTTACTTTATAGGCGAACTACGTGGGCAGAATAAACAAGATGTTGATAATCTTGTGTCTCAGTTTGAGGATTTTTTTCATGGTGAAATTCTAGGTCAGAAAAAATACCTACGCGATTTAAGTAAAGGAAATCAGAAAAAAGCAGGGATTGTTGCCGCACTTATCGGAAATCCAGAAGTGATCATTTTAGACGAACCTTTTGCAAATCTTGATCCAACTACACAAATTAGACTAAAAGAAATTATTAAAGATTTAGCTTTGACAAAAGGCGTTACGGTGTTAGTTTCTAGTCATGATTTAATGCATGTTACGGATGTCTGCGAACGTATTGTTGTTTTAGAAAAAGGACATGTCGTAAAAGATATCGAAACTAGCGAGGCAACTTTAAATGAGTTGGAAGCTCACTTTTCAGGAACGGTAGACATGGCTTAA
- a CDS encoding PadR family transcriptional regulator, giving the protein MANSKLYKGSLTTIILKLLNESEKMYGYEMTQKVKEITKGELNITEGALYPALHKLEAEGLLDVEVKKVDNRLRKYYKLTEKGNIETVSKLEELKDYIKTMETFMSPKFSLD; this is encoded by the coding sequence ATGGCAAATTCAAAATTATATAAGGGTAGTCTGACCACTATTATTTTAAAGCTTTTAAATGAAAGTGAAAAAATGTACGGTTACGAAATGACGCAAAAAGTGAAAGAAATAACTAAAGGCGAACTTAATATTACCGAAGGTGCTTTGTATCCGGCGTTACATAAGTTAGAGGCCGAGGGGTTGTTGGACGTCGAAGTTAAAAAAGTAGATAACCGTTTGCGTAAATACTATAAACTTACAGAAAAAGGTAATATAGAAACGGTTAGTAAATTGGAAGAACTTAAGGATTATATCAAAACGATGGAAACCTTTATGAGTCCTAAATTTAGTTTGGATTAA
- a CDS encoding DUF5687 family protein gives MISKFLSLEWKSFIRSSNFGKGLAIKILMGFFALYFIVVFLALGFGLYPILKKTFPNQDPFIIVNTFLFFWFLGDLMLRFFLQKLPVMSVKPLLTIPIKRSTVVHFVLGKSAVSFFNFLPLFAIVPFSLVLIFKEYDTSVVLTWLVAMLLLTLINNFLNFIIESFSAETELSFLPIILFSGALFGLNYFNIVDFSGLLSYAMLAITANPLFLLVLLAILLGLYVFNHKILIKKLYLDNSLKTKIKEVTTSDLGWTKRFGDSAPFMQLDLKLIWRNKRPRSAVFILVLGLLYGLFFYPNPAYNDTPIMFGFVGVFVTGIFLINFGQFIPAWDSGYYKMLMSQNIKYEQYLKSKYTLMMLSVIIMFVLSIPYVYFGWKILVAHFAAAIYNIGVNTYVIMLGGSFNRKKIDLNQRAAFNYQGTGAVQWIIGIPLLLIPLAIFGSLTYFVGFYAGISALIALGLIGIIFHQKTMRFITKKYLASKYEMVKAFNEDN, from the coding sequence ATGATTAGTAAATTTTTAAGTCTAGAATGGAAATCTTTTATACGGTCTTCCAACTTTGGTAAAGGCCTAGCTATAAAAATCTTGATGGGGTTTTTTGCTTTATATTTTATTGTTGTCTTTTTAGCGTTAGGATTTGGATTGTATCCAATATTAAAAAAAACATTCCCGAATCAAGATCCTTTTATTATCGTTAATACCTTTTTGTTTTTCTGGTTTTTAGGAGATTTAATGTTACGTTTCTTTTTACAAAAATTGCCAGTAATGAGTGTAAAGCCCTTATTGACCATTCCAATAAAAAGAAGTACAGTAGTCCATTTTGTGTTAGGTAAGTCTGCCGTTTCATTTTTTAATTTTTTACCACTTTTTGCAATCGTACCGTTTAGTCTTGTTTTAATATTTAAAGAGTATGATACCTCCGTCGTTTTAACTTGGTTGGTTGCAATGCTATTATTGACATTAATTAATAATTTTTTAAATTTTATTATTGAAAGTTTTTCGGCTGAAACTGAATTGTCTTTTCTTCCAATAATACTTTTTTCAGGTGCATTATTTGGATTAAACTACTTTAATATTGTTGATTTTTCTGGATTATTATCATATGCAATGTTGGCAATTACTGCTAATCCATTATTTTTATTAGTGCTACTCGCTATTCTTTTAGGTTTATATGTGTTTAATCATAAAATACTAATCAAAAAATTATACTTAGATAATTCGCTTAAAACAAAAATAAAAGAGGTCACGACTTCAGACCTAGGTTGGACTAAACGTTTTGGGGATAGCGCTCCTTTTATGCAGTTAGATTTAAAACTAATCTGGCGTAATAAACGTCCAAGATCTGCAGTGTTTATTTTGGTATTAGGATTATTATACGGCTTGTTTTTTTACCCTAATCCTGCGTATAATGATACGCCAATTATGTTTGGTTTTGTAGGCGTATTTGTGACAGGTATTTTCTTAATTAATTTTGGGCAATTTATCCCGGCTTGGGATAGTGGGTATTATAAAATGCTTATGAGTCAAAATATCAAGTATGAGCAGTATTTAAAATCAAAATACACGTTAATGATGTTAAGTGTTATTATCATGTTTGTGTTAAGTATTCCTTATGTGTATTTTGGATGGAAAATCTTAGTCGCACATTTTGCAGCAGCCATTTATAATATAGGTGTTAATACTTATGTGATTATGCTTGGAGGGTCTTTTAATCGAAAAAAAATAGATTTAAACCAACGGGCAGCTTTTAACTATCAAGGGACAGGAGCAGTGCAATGGATTATCGGTATTCCGTTGTTATTAATTCCGCTGGCTATTTTTGGATCATTAACTTATTTTGTTGGTTTTTATGCTGGTATTTCTGCACTAATAGCTTTGGGGTTAATAGGTATTATATTTCATCAGAAAACAATGCGTTTTATAACCAAAAAGTACTTAGCCTCTAAATATGAGATGGTCAAAGCTTTTAATGAAGACAATTAA
- a CDS encoding tetratricopeptide repeat protein, giving the protein MKIAFKICIVSGLTLATITSCSRKKNSFINRNFHAVTAEYNALFNGYEALKQGQNNLNTGYKDNYWDILPIERMQVSDEIVLPGQSKNEDFTKAEEKAVKAIQKHGMNIKGKEYNPQIDEAYLLLGEARYFDQRFVPALEAFNYILYKYPASDKINTAKVWREKTNMRLENDELAIVNLKRLIKQEALEGQELSDATSILAQAYINTKSLDSALMQIKIASKATKNNDEKGRFNFIKGQLYNVLTFKDSANLAFDEVIDLNRKTPRRYLMAAQIEKAKNFDYDTGDKIAFLKHLTKLEENRENRPYLDKIYHQIGDFHLANQSDSLAVAYYNKSLREKSQDKILVSKNYETLGDFYFDRNNYKFAGAYYDSTMTNMVENSKPFRTLKRKRENLDDVIYYEGLAETNDSILKIVKMPEAARLAYFTEYTNTLKQKLEAEKERLEIEERKSEFAVTNSLIDNANSPRGGLPGAGSTFYFYNPTTVAYGKNEFSRIWGDRKNEDNWRWSSARSGGFSEEQSNLELAIADGEESELLSPDYYLALIPSAEKELDSIKKERNYAYYQLGLIYKEKFKEYKLSKSKFLNLLESDPEEKLILPSNYNLYKIYEILGLNDEALITKNSIISNYPESRYADILLHPELAATRDENSPESLYEATYKLLETQDFQEVIVKSKDYMTFFDGDAMVPKFALLKATANGRLNGYQAYIDGLNDVALAFANTPEAIQAETIVGSLKSVSDKTFKPDTTSRSFKVVFEFNTNEKEALADFRKILDEVTPKVTYYNMSTSVDVFSPETIFLVVHGLRSIQGAEAFSDILKEEDRPKINRPYFGISSDNYKTLQIHKNINEYLANK; this is encoded by the coding sequence TTGAAGATAGCATTTAAAATTTGTATAGTTTCTGGATTAACCTTAGCAACAATCACTAGTTGCTCAAGAAAAAAAAACAGTTTTATAAATCGTAATTTTCATGCAGTTACTGCAGAGTATAATGCTTTATTTAATGGGTACGAAGCCTTAAAACAAGGACAAAACAATTTAAATACCGGTTATAAAGACAACTATTGGGATATTTTACCAATAGAACGTATGCAAGTTAGTGACGAGATTGTATTACCTGGTCAATCTAAAAATGAAGACTTTACAAAAGCAGAAGAAAAAGCGGTAAAAGCCATCCAAAAACATGGGATGAATATTAAGGGTAAAGAGTATAATCCTCAAATTGATGAAGCGTATTTATTGTTAGGTGAGGCGAGGTATTTTGACCAACGTTTTGTACCAGCATTAGAAGCCTTTAATTATATTCTTTATAAGTACCCAGCATCCGATAAAATAAACACAGCAAAGGTTTGGAGAGAAAAAACTAACATGCGTTTAGAAAATGACGAGTTGGCTATTGTAAATCTTAAACGTCTTATTAAACAAGAAGCGTTGGAAGGGCAAGAATTATCTGATGCAACCTCTATTTTAGCGCAGGCTTATATAAATACAAAATCTCTAGATAGTGCTTTGATGCAAATTAAAATCGCATCAAAAGCAACTAAAAATAATGACGAAAAAGGACGCTTCAACTTTATAAAAGGGCAATTGTATAATGTCTTGACTTTTAAAGACAGTGCAAATTTGGCATTTGATGAGGTTATAGATTTAAACCGAAAAACACCGCGTCGTTATCTAATGGCCGCTCAGATAGAAAAAGCTAAAAACTTTGACTACGATACAGGTGATAAAATTGCGTTTTTAAAGCATCTGACTAAATTAGAAGAAAACAGAGAAAATCGTCCATACTTGGATAAAATCTATCATCAAATAGGTGACTTCCATTTAGCAAATCAATCAGATTCCTTAGCGGTCGCTTATTACAATAAATCTTTAAGAGAAAAGTCTCAGGACAAAATTTTAGTTTCTAAAAACTATGAGACTTTAGGAGATTTCTATTTTGATAGAAACAACTATAAGTTTGCGGGTGCCTATTATGATAGTACAATGACCAATATGGTCGAAAATAGTAAACCTTTCCGAACACTTAAACGTAAACGCGAAAACTTAGATGATGTTATTTATTATGAAGGTTTAGCTGAAACGAATGATAGTATTCTTAAAATAGTTAAAATGCCGGAAGCAGCGCGTTTAGCCTATTTTACGGAATACACTAATACGCTTAAACAAAAATTAGAAGCAGAAAAAGAACGGTTAGAAATTGAAGAACGTAAAAGCGAATTTGCAGTAACTAATAGTTTAATCGATAATGCTAATTCGCCAAGAGGCGGACTGCCAGGAGCGGGATCTACGTTCTATTTTTATAATCCTACGACAGTGGCTTATGGAAAGAATGAATTTTCGCGTATTTGGGGAGATCGTAAAAACGAAGATAATTGGAGGTGGTCATCTGCTAGATCAGGTGGTTTTTCGGAAGAACAATCTAATTTAGAATTAGCAATAGCAGATGGCGAAGAGAGCGAATTGTTAAGTCCGGACTATTATTTAGCTTTAATTCCTTCAGCAGAAAAAGAATTAGACAGTATTAAAAAAGAACGTAATTATGCATACTATCAATTGGGTTTGATTTATAAAGAAAAATTTAAAGAATATAAGCTGTCTAAAAGTAAGTTTTTAAACTTATTAGAAAGTGATCCAGAAGAAAAACTAATTCTACCTTCTAATTATAATTTGTATAAAATTTACGAGATATTAGGTTTAAATGATGAGGCCCTAATTACCAAAAACAGTATTATTAGTAATTACCCAGAGTCAAGATATGCTGATATTTTATTACATCCCGAATTAGCAGCAACTAGAGATGAAAATAGTCCAGAAAGTTTATATGAAGCCACTTATAAGTTATTAGAAACGCAAGATTTTCAGGAAGTCATTGTAAAATCTAAAGACTATATGACCTTTTTTGATGGAGACGCTATGGTGCCAAAATTTGCATTACTAAAAGCGACTGCTAATGGAAGGTTAAACGGGTACCAAGCATATATAGATGGTCTTAATGATGTTGCTCTAGCGTTTGCTAATACGCCGGAGGCTATTCAAGCAGAGACTATCGTAGGTAGTTTAAAATCGGTTAGTGATAAAACATTTAAACCGGATACAACGTCTAGAAGCTTTAAAGTCGTGTTTGAGTTTAATACAAACGAAAAAGAAGCGCTTGCTGATTTTAGAAAAATATTAGACGAAGTAACACCAAAAGTGACCTATTATAATATGTCAACCTCTGTAGATGTTTTTAGTCCGGAGACGATATTTCTTGTAGTACATGGCTTAAGAAGCATACAAGGTGCAGAAGCTTTTTCGGATATCTTAAAAGAAGAAGATAGACCTAAAATAAATAGACCTTATTTTGGAATATCGTCTGACAATTATAAGACGCTTCAAATACATAAAAATATAAACGAATACTTAGCAAATAAATAA